In the genome of Tannockella kyphosi, one region contains:
- a CDS encoding CpsD/CapB family tyrosine-protein kinase, with protein MAKLNKVSDTVDARFIYPNIPFAITEAYKMLRTNIDFSFTEDIKCPVIGITSAIKGEGKTATSINLAYALAETNKKVLFIEADMRLPSVSKYLKVSMKDGLSSILTGVQKNTVSCIVSDKTFSNLNFIFSGPIPPNPAELLNSNSMKKVLEVLKEEYDYIIVDLPPVSVVSDPVIVSKYTDGMVIVSRQDYSEKKALNHAIYQLKFVNAKILGIVYRGYKEASFGYSKKYGKGYSYE; from the coding sequence ATGGCGAAACTAAATAAAGTAAGTGATACTGTTGATGCAAGATTTATTTATCCTAATATTCCTTTTGCAATAACAGAAGCGTATAAGATGTTACGTACAAACATTGACTTCTCTTTTACAGAAGATATAAAATGTCCAGTTATTGGTATTACTAGTGCAATAAAAGGAGAAGGTAAAACTGCAACAAGTATTAACCTAGCATATGCTCTAGCAGAGACAAATAAAAAAGTATTATTTATCGAAGCAGATATGCGATTACCTAGTGTTTCTAAATACTTAAAAGTATCAATGAAAGATGGATTATCATCCATCTTAACAGGTGTCCAAAAAAATACAGTATCATGCATCGTATCAGATAAAACATTCTCAAATCTAAACTTTATATTTAGTGGACCCATTCCACCTAATCCTGCTGAATTACTAAATTCAAATAGTATGAAGAAAGTATTAGAAGTACTAAAAGAAGAATATGATTATATTATAGTAGACTTACCTCCAGTATCTGTAGTATCAGATCCAGTTATTGTATCTAAATATACAGATGGAATGGTTATTGTAAGTAGACAAGACTATAGTGAAAAGAAAGCATTAAATCATGCTATTTATCAACTAAAATTTGTAAATGCTAAAATATTGGGTATCGTATACCGTGGATATAAAGAAGCAAGTTTTGGTTATAGTAAGAAATATGGAAAAGGATATTCATACGAATAA
- a CDS encoding esterase family protein: protein MYTGYYKEYSYNLNREMEFKVYGHAGKRILVFPAQDGRFFDYENFKMVETIQDHLENGTVQLFCVDSIDLETFSANGDHGWRIGQFENYFRYICEELYPRIYQISYETSGLSRGDKVVTTGCSMGATHAMNFFCRRPDLFDGTMAMSGIYHAGFFFENYQDGRVYENSPLDFLPNLAWDHYYKDLYRTSKIYVTIGQGRWEDECLEDTRKLNNVFLQLDIHNAIFDYWGYDVDHDWQWWRVQLRHVIEYFKD from the coding sequence ATGTATACAGGATATTATAAAGAATATAGTTATAACTTAAATCGTGAAATGGAATTTAAAGTATATGGACATGCTGGTAAAAGAATATTAGTTTTTCCTGCCCAAGATGGAAGATTTTTCGATTATGAGAATTTTAAAATGGTGGAAACAATCCAAGATCATTTAGAAAATGGAACAGTACAATTGTTTTGTGTAGATTCTATTGATTTAGAAACATTTAGTGCAAATGGAGATCATGGATGGCGTATTGGTCAATTTGAAAATTATTTTAGATATATTTGTGAGGAATTATATCCTCGTATTTATCAAATATCATATGAAACAAGCGGATTATCTAGAGGCGATAAGGTTGTTACTACAGGATGTAGTATGGGGGCAACTCATGCAATGAATTTCTTCTGTCGTCGTCCAGATTTATTTGATGGTACAATGGCAATGAGTGGAATTTATCATGCTGGATTCTTTTTTGAAAACTATCAAGATGGAAGAGTTTATGAAAATTCACCATTAGACTTTTTACCAAATTTAGCTTGGGATCACTATTATAAAGATTTATATCGTACTAGTAAAATCTATGTTACGATTGGACAAGGTAGATGGGAAGATGAGTGTTTAGAAGATACTAGAAAGTTAAATAATGTCTTTTTACAATTAGATATTCATAACGCTATTTTTGATTATTGGGGATATGATGTCGATCATGATTGGCAATGGTGGCGTGTACAATTAAGACATGTTATTGAATATTTTAAAGATTAG
- a CDS encoding alpha/beta hydrolase, producing the protein MIIKENMVITPFQLERTIHIYVPDHLEEDQRCKVVYMFDGHNLFNDEDATYGTSWGIKDYLDYHDEPIIIVGIECNHEGNDRLCEFSPYDFNDRVWGKVEGRGKALTKWIVDELKPTIDAKYPTLIQRENTAIAGSSMGGLMSIYVGMSASTTFGSAACLSPYLPYVYRRLYREIEKTDVTNTVFYISWGAFECNTHRRLAKYSEQVLSIARLLTKKRNFVYPHLYEYQDHSEGAWANETAIWMKEIGFMG; encoded by the coding sequence ATGATTATAAAAGAAAATATGGTGATTACACCATTTCAATTAGAAAGAACAATCCATATTTATGTACCTGATCATTTAGAAGAAGATCAAAGATGTAAGGTTGTTTATATGTTTGATGGACATAATCTATTTAATGATGAAGATGCAACATATGGTACTTCATGGGGGATTAAAGACTATTTAGATTATCATGATGAACCAATCATTATTGTTGGAATTGAATGTAATCATGAAGGAAATGATCGTTTGTGTGAATTTAGTCCCTATGATTTTAATGATCGTGTTTGGGGTAAAGTAGAAGGTAGAGGAAAAGCTTTAACAAAATGGATTGTAGATGAATTAAAGCCAACTATTGATGCTAAATACCCAACCCTGATTCAAAGAGAAAATACAGCGATAGCTGGTAGTTCAATGGGTGGTTTAATGTCTATTTATGTTGGTATGTCTGCTTCGACAACTTTTGGAAGTGCAGCTTGTTTATCACCATATTTACCATATGTTTATCGTCGTTTATATCGTGAAATAGAAAAAACAGATGTCACGAATACAGTTTTTTATATTAGTTGGGGTGCTTTTGAATGCAATACACACCGTAGATTAGCTAAATACTCGGAACAAGTTTTATCAATAGCTAGACTTTTAACGAAAAAAAGAAATTTTGTTTATCCTCATCTATATGAATATCAAGATCATAGTGAAGGTGCATGGGCAAATGAAACAGCAATTTGGATGAAAGAAATTGGTTTTATGGGATAA
- a CDS encoding PepSY domain-containing protein encodes MKNIVKKISFFLFLVLLTACSKSEMMALEDAQTKALEQINGDVLSFQENLDDQTPHYLFTITQDGKNYDVKVDASDGSIISKDLSDIQEEEFDEDSARDLALEQFDQATISDITYQEEEGTYSAIVSDGVNYYEVTIDKESKEVTEIKQKSTE; translated from the coding sequence ATGAAAAATATAGTTAAAAAAATAAGTTTCTTTTTGTTTTTAGTTTTATTAACAGCTTGTAGTAAATCAGAAATGATGGCACTAGAAGATGCTCAAACAAAAGCATTAGAGCAAATTAATGGGGATGTTCTAAGTTTTCAAGAAAACTTAGATGATCAAACACCACATTATTTATTTACAATTACACAAGATGGAAAAAACTATGATGTAAAAGTAGATGCAAGTGATGGAAGTATTATTTCAAAAGATTTAAGTGATATCCAAGAAGAAGAATTTGATGAAGATTCCGCACGTGACTTAGCATTAGAACAATTTGATCAAGCTACTATTAGTGATATCACTTATCAAGAAGAAGAAGGAACATATAGTGCTATTGTAAGTGATGGTGTTAATTATTATGAAGTTACTATTGATAAAGAATCAAAAGAAGTAACGGAAATAAAACAAAAAAGTACAGAGTAA
- a CDS encoding substrate-binding periplasmic protein gives MKKLWKVLLASFMVVGLVGCSSDEESSEDETVMVYVGISPDYPPYESEDTDGNIVGFDPDMLEILEVYMNEGDTQYEFELVSMSFDNIVTQIQADQITIGLSGFTYSEDRAVEWSIPYTATSQVAVVNADSDITSIDDLEGKTLGAQTSTTGEDAANSVTDAEVVSLSDVKMLFEGLNSYAYDAVIVDIAVAQEYADASGYVVLEESLMDEMNYIIAKEGNTEIIDALDAALEKFIASDDYDSLTTTYGLKKLTD, from the coding sequence ATGAAAAAATTATGGAAAGTTTTATTAGCAAGTTTTATGGTAGTAGGTTTAGTAGGGTGTTCAAGTGATGAAGAATCAAGTGAAGATGAAACAGTAATGGTATATGTAGGGATTTCACCAGATTATCCTCCATATGAATCAGAAGATACAGATGGAAATATTGTTGGATTTGATCCAGATATGTTAGAAATCTTAGAAGTTTATATGAATGAAGGAGATACTCAATATGAATTTGAATTAGTTTCTATGTCATTTGATAATATTGTTACTCAAATCCAAGCTGATCAAATTACGATTGGTTTATCAGGATTTACTTATAGTGAAGATAGAGCAGTTGAATGGTCTATTCCTTATACAGCTACTAGTCAAGTAGCAGTAGTAAATGCAGATAGTGATATTACTTCTATTGATGATTTAGAAGGAAAAACTTTAGGAGCACAAACTTCAACTACTGGAGAAGATGCAGCGAATTCAGTAACTGATGCAGAAGTTGTTTCTTTATCAGATGTTAAAATGTTATTTGAAGGTTTAAATTCATATGCTTATGATGCAGTTATTGTTGATATTGCAGTAGCTCAAGAATATGCAGATGCTTCAGGATATGTTGTATTAGAAGAATCATTAATGGATGAAATGAATTATATTATTGCTAAAGAAGGAAATACTGAAATTATCGATGCTTTAGATGCAGCTTTAGAAAAATTCATTGCTTCTGATGATTATGATTCATTAACAACAACTTACGGATTAAAAAAATTAACAGACTAG
- a CDS encoding tocopherol cyclase family protein gives MKKQMLLHTTKNNNYFEGWYYRINYEDKKLVVIIGLTTKYAFIQLFDETYCYQLIKYKLEDFYYDHNKDCFYIGINMFNDHQLYLLDESLMIKARIRFYQPIKLKTSKYIPTIMGPFSYLSTMECNHGIIFMNALIGGYLYREKQCYVMHGQAYLEKDWGSSFPKHYIWFQANDSESSLFGSVAKIPFLKSSFQGVIFVYKTMEKEYLFASYLGARVRYMQRDKEYCFLEIKQGSMLMSMEIECSKGCNLQAPKLGEMVEIVNESIDANIEFMIRKKEEVILEKSYQNAGFEFR, from the coding sequence ATGAAAAAACAAATGTTGTTACATACAACAAAGAATAATAATTATTTTGAAGGTTGGTATTATCGAATTAATTATGAAGATAAGAAATTAGTTGTTATTATTGGTTTAACAACTAAATATGCATTTATACAGTTATTTGATGAAACGTATTGTTATCAACTTATCAAATATAAACTAGAAGATTTCTATTATGATCATAATAAAGATTGTTTTTATATAGGGATAAATATGTTTAATGATCATCAATTATACTTATTAGATGAATCATTGATGATAAAAGCAAGAATACGTTTCTATCAACCTATAAAATTAAAAACTTCTAAGTATATACCTACGATTATGGGACCTTTTAGTTATCTAAGTACTATGGAATGTAATCATGGTATTATCTTTATGAATGCACTAATTGGAGGATATCTTTATCGAGAGAAGCAATGCTATGTAATGCACGGACAAGCGTATTTAGAAAAAGATTGGGGATCTAGTTTTCCTAAGCATTATATTTGGTTTCAAGCAAATGATAGTGAATCTAGTTTATTTGGTAGTGTTGCAAAGATACCTTTTTTAAAATCATCTTTTCAAGGTGTTATATTTGTCTATAAAACAATGGAAAAAGAATATTTGTTTGCTAGTTATTTAGGAGCAAGGGTTCGTTATATGCAAAGAGATAAAGAATATTGTTTTTTAGAAATAAAACAAGGAAGTATGTTAATGAGTATGGAAATAGAGTGTTCGAAAGGTTGCAACTTACAAGCACCTAAATTAGGAGAAATGGTAGAAATCGTGAATGAAAGTATTGACGCTAATATCGAGTTTATGATTCGTAAAAAAGAAGAAGTTATCCTTGAAAAAAGTTATCAAAATGCTGGTTTTGAGTTTCGTTAA
- a CDS encoding YveK family protein — protein MEEEITIDLKILLKALLNKGWIIMIAIILGAATMYSYSSYAKTPLYQADVKLYVNNSTFSLGSTSYSISSGELSAAQSLIETYIVILQTRTTINEIIDEGNFDYTYTEMVSMISAASVNSTEVFSVTVTSESPSDASAIANTIGLVLPESISNVVDGSDVRIVDYAVTPVSQSSPSTSKDTIMGAMLGLVIAVGIIVVAALFDNTIRSEDYITQTIDYPILAFIPEDGANTSYYGKKKTKIGNR, from the coding sequence ATGGAAGAAGAAATAACAATAGACTTAAAGATATTATTAAAAGCATTGTTAAATAAAGGCTGGATTATTATGATAGCTATTATTCTAGGAGCAGCTACGATGTATAGCTATAGTAGCTATGCAAAGACACCTTTATATCAAGCAGATGTAAAACTATATGTAAATAATAGTACGTTTTCTTTAGGAAGTACTTCTTATAGTATTTCTAGTGGAGAATTATCAGCTGCTCAAAGCTTAATAGAAACATATATAGTAATCTTACAAACAAGAACAACGATTAATGAAATTATAGATGAAGGAAACTTTGATTATACATATACTGAAATGGTAAGTATGATTAGTGCAGCATCAGTAAATAGTACAGAAGTATTTAGTGTAACTGTTACCAGTGAATCTCCTAGCGATGCATCTGCTATCGCTAATACAATAGGACTAGTATTGCCTGAATCTATTTCAAATGTAGTAGATGGTAGTGATGTACGTATTGTAGATTATGCGGTAACACCCGTAAGTCAATCATCACCAAGTACATCAAAAGATACGATAATGGGTGCTATGCTTGGATTAGTTATTGCAGTAGGGATTATCGTTGTAGCAGCATTATTTGATAACACGATTCGAAGTGAAGACTATATTACACAAACAATTGATTATCCAATACTGGCATTTATTCCGGAAGATGGAGCAAATACTTCATACTATGGTAAAAAGAAAACAAAGATAGGAAATAGATAA
- a CDS encoding RluA family pseudouridine synthase: MKKLIVQENDANQRIDKYLKKILENAPSSLIYKMLRKKDIKVNGSRINEKYIVQLNDEVSLFLHEDKFLEYTKQKEVKDIEISFEVLYEDDQILVVNKSAGLLVHEDINESLNTLSNQVLAYLNKKGELDLSRENSFMPGPVHRLDRNTSGIVIFGKTLDALQTLNEMVKQRHCIDKEYCTIVKGYLKQEALLEDYIVKIKDESRVKLVNKDTPGALSMKTIIKPAKSNYEYTEVFVKLITGRTHQIRIHLSSIGHPIIGDRKYGDFQLNRELTKTLQLSHQLLHAYSITFVKPFGKLSYLQDKKIICPVPKMYQNIKIKLL, from the coding sequence ATGAAGAAATTAATAGTACAAGAAAATGATGCAAATCAAAGAATAGATAAGTATTTAAAGAAAATTTTAGAAAATGCTCCTAGTAGTTTAATATATAAAATGTTAAGAAAAAAAGATATTAAAGTAAATGGTTCTAGGATTAATGAAAAATATATCGTGCAACTAAATGATGAAGTAAGCTTATTTTTACATGAGGATAAATTCCTTGAATACACAAAGCAAAAAGAAGTAAAAGATATTGAAATTAGCTTTGAGGTACTATATGAAGATGACCAAATATTAGTAGTTAATAAATCAGCTGGTTTATTAGTACATGAAGATATTAATGAATCATTAAATACATTATCTAATCAAGTGTTAGCTTATTTAAATAAAAAAGGGGAATTAGATTTATCGAGAGAAAACTCATTTATGCCTGGGCCAGTTCATCGATTGGATCGTAATACGAGTGGAATCGTTATATTTGGAAAAACATTAGATGCCCTGCAAACTTTAAATGAAATGGTAAAACAAAGACATTGTATTGATAAAGAATATTGTACAATTGTAAAAGGGTATCTTAAACAAGAAGCACTTTTAGAAGACTACATTGTAAAGATTAAAGATGAATCTAGAGTCAAGTTAGTAAACAAAGATACACCAGGTGCTTTATCAATGAAAACAATTATTAAACCAGCAAAGAGTAATTATGAATATACAGAAGTGTTTGTTAAGTTAATAACAGGGAGAACACATCAAATTCGTATCCATTTATCAAGTATTGGACATCCTATTATAGGAGATCGTAAATATGGAGATTTCCAATTAAATCGAGAACTTACCAAAACATTGCAATTATCACATCAATTATTACATGCATATTCTATTACTTTTGTAAAACCTTTCGGAAAATTAAGTTATTTACAAGATAAAAAGATTATTTGTCCTGTTCCAAAAATGTATCAAAATATTAAAATAAAACTATTATAA
- a CDS encoding ATP-grasp domain-containing protein: protein MNFVFLSPNFPENYYHFTQGLKANGVSTFGVGDAPYEELREELRQSLDDYYKVSDLENYDEVYRAVAFLTHKYGRIDFLESNNEYWLERDASLRTDFNIKGLNEETIKSIRYKSGMKAVYEKAGCKVARYHLTNDLEAGFEFVKKVGYPVIVKPDNGMGAATTFKINNEEELKDFYKTSYPYQMIMEEFVCGDLLSYDGIADSNKNVVFETQNIYPTPIMDIVNEQKDTYFYSLKEVETDVRDIGQRVVKAFDTNSRFFHCEYFRLTQAKEGLGEVGDIVGLEVNMRPPGGNAPDVMNFARQINVYQLWANMIAFDDAKYDLNHPSCHAVFSSRRDAHHYDVPLNEVVSKYEGKIYMNQRCPEALAGAMGNDILIGCFDTMEEVYQFVKDVNENH, encoded by the coding sequence ATGAATTTTGTTTTTTTATCGCCGAATTTTCCTGAAAATTATTATCATTTTACACAGGGATTAAAAGCAAATGGGGTTTCTACTTTTGGGGTTGGAGATGCGCCTTATGAAGAATTAAGAGAAGAATTAAGACAATCTCTAGATGATTATTATAAAGTAAGTGATTTAGAAAACTATGATGAAGTATATCGTGCAGTAGCATTCTTGACTCATAAATATGGTAGAATTGATTTTTTAGAATCAAATAACGAGTATTGGTTAGAAAGAGATGCAAGTTTAAGAACTGATTTTAATATCAAAGGATTAAATGAAGAAACAATTAAATCAATTCGTTATAAAAGTGGAATGAAAGCTGTTTATGAAAAAGCAGGGTGTAAGGTTGCTCGTTATCATTTAACAAATGATTTAGAAGCAGGCTTTGAATTTGTTAAAAAAGTAGGATATCCAGTTATTGTAAAACCAGATAATGGGATGGGGGCTGCAACTACTTTTAAAATCAATAATGAAGAAGAACTAAAAGATTTTTATAAAACAAGTTATCCTTATCAAATGATAATGGAAGAATTTGTTTGTGGAGATTTATTATCTTATGATGGAATTGCGGATAGTAATAAGAATGTTGTTTTTGAGACACAAAATATTTATCCAACACCAATTATGGATATAGTAAATGAACAAAAGGATACTTATTTTTATTCTTTAAAAGAAGTAGAAACAGATGTTCGTGATATTGGTCAAAGAGTAGTAAAAGCTTTTGATACAAATAGTCGTTTCTTTCACTGCGAATATTTCCGTTTAACTCAAGCAAAAGAAGGTTTGGGAGAAGTTGGAGATATTGTAGGCTTAGAAGTGAATATGAGACCACCAGGTGGAAATGCACCAGATGTAATGAATTTTGCTAGACAAATTAATGTTTATCAATTATGGGCAAATATGATTGCTTTTGATGATGCTAAATATGATTTAAATCATCCAAGTTGTCATGCTGTTTTCTCATCAAGAAGAGATGCACATCATTATGATGTACCATTAAATGAAGTAGTTAGTAAGTATGAAGGAAAAATTTATATGAATCAAAGATGTCCAGAAGCATTAGCTGGGGCAATGGGGAATGATATATTAATTGGTTGTTTTGATACAATGGAAGAAGTATATCAATTTGTAAAAGATGTAAATGAAAATCACTAA
- a CDS encoding HAD-IIB family hydrolase → MEKKYIFFDIDGTLTNQNPGGIVLESTKKTLQKLRDNGHFVAIATGRGEHFAKPFAIENGFLNMVSDGGNGVTLNGEIQWIKPLDRQLSKGIIDELIDKNITFACQIDNEQVLYSCSKVIYSSEMPHTIKEIDSFQDVKDIYKIFIKCTLEQEASLQRVHDLGYVRYHETDIIVEPLDKFIGIQDVIKHYHADLKDVVVFGDGKNDLSMMQQAHMSIAMGNAIDELKEIATFVTKRNDDDGIEYACKHFGWID, encoded by the coding sequence ATGGAAAAGAAATATATATTTTTTGATATTGATGGAACACTTACGAATCAAAATCCAGGTGGAATTGTTTTAGAATCAACAAAAAAAACATTACAAAAGCTAAGAGATAATGGTCATTTTGTAGCAATAGCTACTGGTCGTGGAGAACATTTTGCAAAGCCTTTTGCTATTGAAAATGGATTTCTAAATATGGTTAGTGATGGTGGTAATGGTGTAACATTGAATGGAGAAATTCAATGGATTAAACCATTAGATAGACAGTTATCAAAGGGAATAATCGATGAATTAATTGATAAGAACATTACTTTTGCTTGTCAAATAGACAATGAACAAGTTCTTTATAGTTGTAGTAAAGTAATCTATAGTTCAGAAATGCCACATACAATCAAAGAAATAGATAGTTTTCAAGATGTAAAAGATATTTATAAAATATTTATTAAATGTACTCTTGAACAAGAAGCAAGTTTACAAAGAGTACATGATTTAGGATATGTTCGTTATCATGAAACAGATATTATTGTGGAACCTTTAGATAAGTTTATTGGTATTCAAGATGTCATTAAACATTATCATGCTGATTTAAAAGATGTTGTTGTTTTTGGAGATGGAAAGAATGATTTATCAATGATGCAACAAGCTCATATGTCGATTGCAATGGGTAATGCAATTGATGAATTAAAAGAAATTGCTACCTTTGTAACGAAAAGAAATGATGACGATGGAATAGAATATGCTTGTAAACATTTTGGGTGGATAGACTAA
- a CDS encoding DJ-1 family glyoxalase III: MKVAVILANGFEEVEALLVVDVLRRLDIHVDTITINKDYPVKSSRNVTVLADKLLDNDIYEYDMIILPGGMPGATNMRDDCRVIEALQYFDQENKYIGAICAAPICLSKAGIHKNKNLTSYPAKEFEDVLSEANYLNQAVVIDGKLITSQGPATTFEFAFAIANMLGKDTSSLKQAMLYSK; the protein is encoded by the coding sequence ATGAAAGTAGCAGTTATTTTAGCAAATGGATTTGAAGAAGTAGAAGCACTTTTGGTAGTCGATGTTTTGAGAAGATTAGATATACATGTTGATACAATAACTATTAATAAAGATTATCCTGTAAAAAGTAGCCGTAATGTTACTGTATTAGCAGATAAACTACTAGATAATGATATCTATGAATATGATATGATCATTTTACCTGGTGGAATGCCAGGAGCAACGAATATGCGAGATGATTGTCGTGTTATCGAAGCTTTGCAATATTTCGATCAAGAAAATAAATATATCGGTGCTATTTGTGCTGCTCCTATTTGCCTTAGTAAAGCAGGTATTCATAAAAACAAAAACCTCACTAGTTATCCTGCAAAAGAGTTTGAGGATGTCTTAAGTGAAGCTAATTATTTAAATCAAGCTGTTGTTATTGATGGAAAGTTAATTACGAGTCAAGGACCAGCAACTACTTTTGAATTTGCATTTGCGATTGCTAATATGCTTGGCAAAGATACAAGTTCTTTAAAACAAGCAATGTTATATTCAAAATAA
- a CDS encoding ABC transporter ATP-binding protein has translation MFRRMKKFLSYYRPYLKLFSQDMFCAFVASSITLLYPLIIRYITGVVLLEEVVEVTIIYKLSLFLLIAIVIEGLCNYFIAYQGHVMGAYMERDLRNEMFSHYQKLSFGFYDEQKTGQLMSRITNDLFSLTELWHHGPEDLIISLVKFVGAFLILLTIHVQLTFIIFAFIPAMILFAFYYNRKMKRAFKRNKETIGNINETIEDNLSGIRVVKSFANEQREMEKFHHSNSQYVASKDNSYSYMGKYHGGLGVFISSISLVVIFFGSLYVAKGSLDISDLVAFMLYITNLTDPIKKLINFTEQFQEGAAGFDRFMEIMEVEPEIQDKKDAKLLHDVTGSIHFENVFFRYNDKMDYVLKNINLDIKAGQYIAFVGTSGVGKTTICSLIPRFYELTSGKIEIDGQSIEDVTLSSLRHNIGIVQQDVYLFAGSIMDNIRYGNLNATDQEVIEAAKKANAHDFIMDLEHGYDTDCGQRGIKLSGGQKQRLSIARVFLKNPPILIFDEATSALDNESEHVVQKSLESLAKNRTTLVIAHRLTTIQNADRILVLGENGIIEDGNHQALLDHKGQYASLFHRQFQ, from the coding sequence ATGTTTAGAAGAATGAAAAAGTTTTTGTCGTATTATCGACCATACTTAAAACTATTTAGTCAAGATATGTTCTGTGCTTTTGTAGCAAGTTCTATCACTTTATTATATCCACTTATTATAAGATATATAACAGGTGTTGTCTTATTAGAAGAAGTAGTAGAAGTAACAATTATTTATAAATTATCTTTATTTTTATTAATAGCTATTGTTATTGAAGGATTATGTAATTATTTTATAGCATATCAAGGACATGTAATGGGTGCTTATATGGAAAGAGATTTACGTAATGAAATGTTTAGTCATTATCAAAAATTATCATTTGGTTTTTATGATGAACAAAAAACAGGACAGTTAATGTCACGTATTACAAATGATTTGTTTTCTTTAACAGAATTGTGGCACCATGGTCCAGAAGACCTTATTATTAGTCTTGTTAAGTTTGTAGGAGCTTTCCTTATTTTATTAACGATTCATGTTCAACTTACTTTCATTATTTTTGCTTTTATTCCTGCAATGATACTTTTTGCTTTCTATTATAATCGTAAAATGAAACGTGCATTTAAACGTAACAAAGAAACGATTGGTAATATTAATGAGACTATTGAAGATAATTTATCAGGTATTCGTGTTGTAAAAAGTTTTGCGAATGAACAAAGAGAAATGGAAAAATTTCATCATTCAAATAGTCAATATGTAGCAAGTAAAGATAACAGTTATTCTTACATGGGAAAATATCATGGAGGGTTGGGTGTTTTTATTAGTTCTATTTCTTTAGTAGTTATTTTCTTTGGTTCTTTATATGTAGCAAAGGGGAGTTTAGATATTTCTGATTTAGTAGCATTTATGTTATACATAACAAATCTAACGGATCCTATTAAAAAACTAATTAACTTTACAGAACAATTCCAAGAAGGTGCAGCTGGTTTTGATCGTTTTATGGAAATTATGGAAGTAGAACCTGAAATCCAAGATAAAAAAGATGCTAAGCTATTACATGATGTTACAGGAAGTATTCATTTTGAAAATGTATTTTTCCGTTATAATGATAAAATGGATTATGTTCTAAAAAATATTAATTTAGATATTAAAGCAGGACAATATATTGCTTTTGTTGGTACATCAGGTGTTGGAAAAACTACTATTTGTTCTCTAATACCAAGATTCTACGAATTAACTAGTGGTAAAATAGAAATAGATGGGCAATCTATAGAAGATGTTACACTTTCTTCATTACGTCATAATATTGGTATTGTACAACAAGATGTTTATTTGTTTGCAGGATCTATTATGGATAATATCCGTTATGGTAATTTAAATGCAACAGACCAAGAAGTAATAGAAGCTGCTAAAAAAGCCAATGCTCATGATTTTATTATGGACTTAGAACATGGTTATGATACAGATTGTGGTCAACGTGGTATTAAGTTATCTGGTGGTCAAAAACAACGTTTATCAATAGCAAGAGTATTTTTAAAAAATCCTCCAATTTTAATCTTTGATGAAGCAACTAGTGCATTAGATAATGAAAGTGAACATGTTGTTCAAAAATCATTAGAATCACTAGCTAAAAATAGAACTACATTAGTGATTGCACACCGTTTAACAACAATCCAAAATGCGGATCGCATTCTGGTTTTAGGTGAAAATGGAATCATTGAAGATGGGAATCATCAAGCCTTATTAGATCATAAAGGACAATATGCATCTTTATTTCATCGACAATTTCAATAA